One Methanohalophilus mahii DSM 5219 genomic window carries:
- a CDS encoding NYN domain-containing protein produces MDVLILPLSNPVYGPTPVPSYRRMMVFIDGENLVFNYLSLLKNGKVPNDPVQHEKDVFVWHINSVVNPQFHEIIRANYYTYITGSDETIIDQIKKLAYARPPRSKLPHNLYPVVFKKPKKRAQSKGVDIQMTVDILSQVYNNNIDTVYLFAGDGDYLPVINEAIRMGKQVYLAAFSHGLNKKLVNKVDQFHLLDDIYFEQIAESSE; encoded by the coding sequence ATGGATGTACTCATTTTGCCACTATCAAATCCTGTATATGGACCTACCCCTGTCCCTTCTTACAGAAGAATGATGGTATTCATAGACGGTGAAAACCTTGTCTTCAATTATCTAAGTTTGTTAAAGAATGGAAAAGTACCTAATGATCCTGTTCAACATGAAAAAGATGTCTTTGTTTGGCACATTAATTCGGTTGTCAACCCACAGTTTCATGAAATTATCAGGGCAAACTATTATACCTATATTACAGGATCCGATGAAACCATAATAGATCAAATTAAGAAATTGGCCTATGCGAGACCCCCTAGGTCCAAACTACCACATAACCTTTATCCAGTGGTTTTTAAGAAACCGAAAAAACGGGCGCAGAGCAAAGGTGTAGATATCCAAATGACTGTAGACATCTTATCTCAAGTATACAATAATAACATTGATACCGTGTATTTATTTGCTGGAGACGGAGACTATTTGCCGGTAATCAACGAAGCAATTCGGATGGGTAAGCAGGTATATTTGGCAGCTTTTTCGCATGGATTGAACAAGAAGTTGGTGAATAAAGTAGATCAATTCCATCTATTGGATGACATATACTTTGAGCAAATTGCTGAATCAAGTGAGTGA